Proteins from a genomic interval of Lolium perenne isolate Kyuss_39 chromosome 1, Kyuss_2.0, whole genome shotgun sequence:
- the LOC127312451 gene encoding protein HESO1-like — MAVAGFLGSIFVVSASYDRESKREDKVMAREVLTHTLKWSDVEISFSKDDCVENFSEPGRFPIVVNPRIQNYEFSRVFVNGGSAVNLIFPNTLDLMKVPRSAMKLAASYRIYGAIPGPCLPTVGQITLAVSFGTAKNFRTERIMFDVVDIESAYHAILGRPAMVKFMAFECYVGMCMKMPGPKGVITIRGSIQKAMQCEQESLEIQRRAENLRAKGLSTTAQSHNYDVLEKCTKDILSAIRPDEKDRSLRLEALHELKDSISSLGALTGTTVEPFGSFLSNLYAKSGDLDVSLELLDDSNFLSTKQTVLKKVCEALQTRGVAEDVRYIFRARVPIVQYVSNRFGISCDVCVDNYLGRIKSKVLYWVNDFDERFGHMVLLVKEWAKARNINDPKNGTLNSYTLCLLVLYHFQTCTPSILPPMRVIYDVKNTEDSAKHYTERHLDAVCKANIAKFRRQNTGQRNQSSLSHLLATFFEKFTSPSLTSAVISTYEGRLKEIQDLPYRMTSHSLFVEDPFERHENAARTVDRSEIHRIARAFDHANSVFAGDGLANRNELLSLLCTPEVAIQAGAEGMAT, encoded by the exons ATGGCGGTGGCGGGCTTCCTCGGGAGTATATTCGTGGTTTCTGCCTCTTACGATCGCGAGTCCAAGAGAGAAGACAAGGTGATGGCCCGGGAGGTGCTAACCCACACGCTCAAGTGGTCCGACGTCGAAATTTCGTTCAGTAAGGACGATTGTGTCGAGAACTTCTCCGAGCCAGGTCGCTTCCCGATCGTGGTCAATCCCAGAATCCAAAACTACGAGTTTTCCCGAGTTTTCGTGAACGGAGGAAGTGCTGTGAACCTCATCTTCCCCAATACACTCGATCTGATGAAGGTCCCTCGATCTGCAATGAAGCTGGCGGCGTCTTATCGTATCTACGGTGCCATACCTGGACCCTGTCTTCCTACTGTCGGCCAGATCACACTTGCGGTGTCGTTCGGGACGGCCAAAAATTTCCGAACAGAAAGGATCATGTTCGATGTGGTTGATATCGAATCAGCTTACCATGCCATATTAGGAAGACCAGCTATGGTCAAGTTTATGGCGTTTGAGTGCTATGTAGGCATGTGCATGAAGATGCCAGGTCCTAAAGGAGTCATCACGATTCGAGGCTCCATCCAGAAAGCCATGCAATGCGAGCAGGAAAGCCTAGAGATACAACGCCGGGCAGAAAATTTGAGGGCAAAG GGTCTCAGCACGACTGCGCAGAGCCATAACTATGATGTGCTCGAGAAGTGTACGAAGGACATCCTCTCTGCAATCAGACCAGACGAGAAGGATCGTAGCCTACGACTTGAAGCACTTCACGAGCTTAAAGATTCCATCTCTTCACTTGGAGCCTTGACAGGTACCAC AGTTGAACCTTTTGGGTCCTTCCTATCCAATCTTTATGCGAAATCAGGTGACTTGGATGTGTCACTTGAGTTGCTGGATGACTCAAACTTCTTATCAACCAAGCAAACTGTCTTGAAAAAAGTGTGTGAAGCTTTACAAACTAGAG GTGTCGCAGAAGATGTGCGGTACATTTTTCGTGCAAGAGTTCCAATTGTTCAATATGTGAGCAACAGATTTGGCATTTCCTGTGATGTATGTGTTGATAACTACCTAGGTCGAATTAAATCTAAAGTGTTATactgggtcaatgattttgacgaGCGCTTTGGCCATATGGTTTTATTG GTCAAGGAATGGGCAAAAGCTCGAAACATAAACGATCCAAAAAATGGAACTCTCAACTCATATACTCTTTGCTTACTTGTTCTCTACCATTTTCAG ACATGTACGCCTTCAATATTACCACCTATGAGAGTAATTTATGATGTGAAAAATACAGAAGATAGTGCAA AACATTACACTGAAAGGCATCTTGATGCGGTTTGTAAGGCGAATATAGCAAAATTTCGACGCCAGAACACAGGACAAAGAAATCAGAGCTCTCTTTCTCATCTGCTTGCAACCTTTTTTGAAAAG TTTACCAGTCCTTCCCTTACTAGTGCTGTTATATCCACGTACGAGGGTCGGCTCAAGGAAATCCAGGACTTGCCCTATCGGATGACCTCTCACAGCTTGTTT GTCGAAGATCCATTCGAGAGGCATGAGAATGCAGCTAGAACTGTAGATAGATCGGAAATTCACCGTATCGCAAGAGCCTTCGATCATGCCAATTCTGTCTTTGCAGGCGATGGGCTCGCCAACCGGAATGAACTACTTTCGCTCTTGTGTACACCTGAAGTGGCAATACAAGCAGGTGCAGAAGGCATGGCTACCTGA
- the LOC127336396 gene encoding uncharacterized protein yields the protein MAARLLKVETSVTAPPPPLSLRGSSRSASPSTVPLPGCTVVDGRSTSFWFDKWLTGGTLATRFPALLSQCTRPHASVASVSSGGLHLQPPLSTAAVGELTQVLRIIDDTSLSAGADRRVIDSPSGPAFSSREAYRMLSPSRPPDASACTTCGLRLPTKLKIFAYLADIDRLSTRANLFYKHCAPSAICASCPEIETGRHLFFFCPPAVALWSHLGVSIPPGLVSIWDLPAPI from the coding sequence GTCGAGACCTCGGTGACTGCTCCTCCGCCCCCTCTTTCCTTGAGAGGATCGTCGCGGAGTGCCTCCCCCTCTACCGTGCCATTACCAGGGTGCACGGTGGTGGATGGGAGATCGACGTCTTTCTGGTTCGACAAGTGGCTGACGGGGGGAACGCTGGCGACGCGTTTCCCTGCCCTGCTCAGCCAATGTACGCGGCCACACGCCTCAGTTGCTTCGGTGTCTTCCGGGGGGCTGCACCTCCAGCCTCCCCTCTCGACGGCGGCAGTGGGAGAGCTCACTCAGGTCCTCCGCATCATCGACGACACCTCCCTCTCGGCTGGGGCGGACAGGCGCGTCATCGACTCCCCCTCAGGGCCGGCTTTCAGCTCGCGCGAGGCGTACAGGATGCTCTCCCCCAGCCGACCCCCCGACGCCTCGGCATGCACGACTTGTGGCCTCCGGCTCCCCACGAAGCTGAAGATCTTCGCGTACTTGGCTGACATTGACAGGCTCAGCACCCGGGCGAACCTGTTCTACAAGCACTGCGCTCCTTCGGCGATATGTGCTTCCTGTCCGGAGATCGAGACCGGGCgacacctcttcttcttctgtccGCCGGCGGTGGCCCTTTGGAGCCACCTAGGTGTCTCCATTCCGCCGGGGCTAGTTTCGATTTGGGACTTGCCAGCTCCCATTTAG